The genome window TTCGCCTTTGGCGAAAACCTGGTTTTCCTGGGCGAGATCCCCTCGTACAACGATTTCGAGAGGACGAAACCCATGGGCGTGATGCGCGATAAAAACGGCGAGCGGGACGACTTTGTGCTGGACGATTCAGCCATGGCCTGCACCTGCGGGGACGGGCTGTTCATTATCACCGGCTGCTCGCACAGCGGGATCTGCAACATCATCGAGCACGCCAAACGCGTTTGCGGCAAGGAAAAGATACTCGGGGTCATCGGCGGGTTTCATCTCTTCGAGGTGTCCGAGCAGCTCACGCGGACGATCCGGTACTTCCGGGACAACGGGATCGACACCCTCTACCCCTGCCATTGCGTCTCGTTCGCGGCAAAGGCGGAAATCCACAAACACATCCCGGTCCGCGACGTGGGCGTGGGGCTGGAGATCACCGCGTAGACGCCAAGGGTGCGCCCCGAAAACAACGTAGCGATATCAAGGAAGCCACGGCAATTGCCGTGGCTTCCTGAACGCTACTCACCTTCTTTTTTGAGCGCTTCTTGTTTCAATGAAAAGTTCTGCGTAAACCGTTGCGCACCGTTGGCAACAGGCTGTATGAACCTCGCCACGTATGGGGCTGCCGCTTGAGCGCCCCGCACATACCACGGATTCAACCCCGCCGGGTCCACCAAACTCACCGGGTCGTCCACGCAATAATCGTACACGTCATGATCCCCGCCGGTGTCGCCCAGCGGGTCCGGGCTAGTAAAACGGCCTACAACCGGATCATAATCCCGGAGCCCGAAGCGGACAAGGCCCGTGTCCCTATCCACCAGGGCAATCGCATGAATATTCCATTGTGCCACAATACGTTGCAAGAGACTGGATCCCCGCCTGCGCGGGGATGACGTGGACAGTAGATGCAACGCCCGGGAGGGGCAAACGTCATTCCCGCGCAGGCGGGAATCCAGTGCCTTTTTGCCTTTCATCGTATGGTATTATTGCGCCAAAAGGTAATATTCATGCGATCGCCCTGCCCCAAGGGCGGAGCGGCGCAGCGCCGCCCCGCCGGTTTGACCCGCGCTCGCGGGCGCGGTATCAGACGGCCTGTAGTTCTTCCAGGGTTGTCGCGGCTTCCGCCGCCGCTTTCCTTTGCCCGCCTGTCTCCATCCGCGCGGCCTTGTGGGCCAGCGCCCCGCCCGTGTAGAGCGCGAGGAAGGTATCCGGCGTCAGGACAAGGCGGACCAGGGAGCGGGAAACGACGGCCCCGGCTTCGTCCTTTGCCTCCTCCCAGCCGTTCCAGGTCACGGATTCCGGAACATTCGGCACGCCCATCTTGGAAAGGAGCGACGCGTTGGCCGAATCCGCAAAGTTCTGCTGGTCGTTGGCGTCGTAAGAGAAGTGCAGGGTTCGGCCGTCCACCGTGTATTCAAACCCGGCCAGGATGGCGGCGGATGTTTCCGCGTCGATGGCGGCCAGCTTGGCCGCGCGGGCTTCTTCCAGGGCGGGCGGGGCTGGGGTTGCGCTCCAGCCGTCTGGCGGCGGGCCGAAGTCCGTGATGGTATACGGCTCGCCGTTCAGCCACCCAGCCTCCCCCTTGTGGCTCTGAAAATAGACGACCGCGCCGTTTTGCATTCCGGGCCACCGGCCTTCGGGACCGGTGTCAAGGGGGGCGTCGCCGCGCAGCGTATGGGGCGGCGGGCTGGTATCCGGATTCGCGGGCACGGAGAACAAATAGGGGTACACCGGAGCGTCTTCCGTTGCCGGAAAAACGGCGGCCGGCAAGGACCCGTTCATATCGAAGTAATGATTGTACGTTGCCATTGCATTCTCCTTATCTGACTCTAATCAGCGGCGTGTAGATGATGAGCGGGCCGTGGGATATGTCGCCGGAATAACGGGGGCCAAGACGGGCGGAATTGAGCGTTTTGAGCGTGGACTCCAGCACGTGTGTTGATGCGCCCGTGCTTCCCCCTTCATATATTGCTCCCGAACTGCTCCCGTAAACATACCCGATCTGGCCCGTAATCGGCCTAATTTGATCCGGTAAAAAGTCCCCGTGCTTTGCCTTTGCCGCCGTATCGGGAAACCCCAAACTTGAGGTAGGTCGTCAAATTCGAACGCCATGTTAAGCGGCAATCGGCAGCTTTGGTTTCATCATCCCGCTTCTGACAAACGCCGCCGGTGAGAGATAGCCAAGTGCTGCCTGGCGTCTTTGTCGATTATAAAAAACCTCAATATACTCTGTCACATCTGTAATTGCTTCTGCCTGTGATCTGTAGCTTTTGCGATGGACCAACTCATTCTTCAATAAGCCCCAGAAGCTCTCCATGGGGGCGTTGTCGTAACAATCCCCTTTTTTGCTCATGGAACAGATCAGACCATATGCGTGGAGCTTTTTCTGATAAGCTGCGCTGCAATACTGGCTGCCGCGATCCGAATGCAGAATCAGTCCCACAGGTGGGCGGTGGAAACGCACCGCCTTCATCAATGCAGCCAAGACAAGCCCGGTATCCATACGCTCAGCCAGGCTGAAGCCGACAATTTCCCGGCTGTGTAAATCTTTGATTCCGGCAAGATATACCCAGCCCTGCCGTGTGGGGATATAGGTTATGTCACTCACCCACACGCGGTTGTGTTCGCCCGGCGTGAAGTCACGGTTCAGAAGATTGGAAGCGACCGGCAACGCGTGATTTGACTCCGTGGTGCGGATAACCCGTCGTTTGCGCTTACAGACGAGGCCCAGTTCACGGCGGAGCTGCTTGACCTTCCAGAGGCTGACGGCACAACCGCTTGCCACGAGTTCCCGGTGCAACCGCTCCGCGCCGTATGTGCCGCGTGTTCTCTGGTGGGCAGCCAGAACCTCGGCCTCCAGACGAGTTGTCTTGTTTGATGGGGCAGCGTCGCGTTTGAGCCAGGCGTAGTATCCACTGACAGATGCGTGCAAAACCAGGCAAATAAAACGGACAGGATATCGGTGTCGCAAAGCACTGACTGCGGCGTACCTCACAGCGACTCTTTGGCAAAGTACGCCGCCGCTTTTTTTAGAATGTCGCGCTCCATACGCAGCAGGGCGTTTTCTTTCTTCAACCGCGCCAACTCCGCATCCTGCTCACTCACGCCCGGCTTCAAGGCGAACTCGTGCTTGTCCAGTCGGTACTGCGTAACCCAATTCGCTAAAGTTTTCATAGGAACAGACAACCTTCGCGCTGTTTCCGTTACGCCGAAGCCATCCTCAACCGCCATGGTGACGGCTTGCTGCCTCAATTCCTGTGAATAACGTCCTCGTGGTGTTTTCGTCATAGAACCTCCTCATATGGATATGAACTATGGCGTCCGTTTTTTCCAGCCTACCTCAACTTGCCCTTTTGCCCAAGAGCGGCATCCTGAACGTGGTGGCCCCGTCCCCAAGAGAATATTTGCCGCAAACACCGTTATTGGCGGCCAGTTCCGCAAGCCATGCGGCGTCCTCAACCACGGCGCCCGTGCCCGCGTCATGCGCGGCCTGGATATCCGCAAAGGCTTCCCCGTATTCGGAACGGAGTAGAAGGCCGTTGTCCCGGGAGGCGACGAGATAGTTGTCCTTCGCCAACCCCGTTGTGGACCAGATGACGGACAGAAGCGGAACGCCGACGCTCTTTTTGGCTTCCGCCGTGACTTCCTCGCGGATATCCTCGCGGATTTCCTCTCTGAGCGCGTCCCGCAAGGCCTTTACATGCGCGGGCGTGGCCGCGAGGCCGGATGCGCCGCTCTCGTGCTCCGCCGCCGTGGCAAGACGGACGATGCCCTTGGTGGATTCCGTGGCATCCGCCATGCCCTGGGCCACGGTGTTCGCCGCGTCCAGAGCGCTCTGCGCGGCGGATTCCGCCATGAGCGCCGCACTCCTGGCCTGGGAGGCGGCGTCCCGCGCCATGTCCCGGGCGTCCCGCGCGGCCCCGCCGCTTATCGATGCCGAGGAACCGGCCTCGTCCGCCGCGAGCCTTGCGTCATCCGCCGCCAGGAAAAGGGCCTCCGTGTATTCCACGGGCGTCATGTCCGCGCCGCGCGGGATTTTCAGCGTCCACGCGAACTGGTCGTCGATTTCCTGGGCGATCGCCACCAGGCGGTCGAAATCCGTTTCCACCACTTTGGCCGGGAACCGCCCGCCTTCGGGGTAGTCGCTCTCCTGCACCCGTTTGGTCCAGCGGTACAACACCAGCTTCGGCCCGAAGGACGGCGGCGTGAAAAACCGCACGTGCGCGCCCTCCTCGGTGCCGAGGCCTTCCACCGTAAAATTGGCAAGTTCCGTCTGTGTCATGTCCTCCACCGCGACCGCGTACACGTCGTCCGCGTCAAACACGGGAAACGGCACGGGGAACCGCGTCTGCAATCCATCCGGTTCGTACACCACGCTCGTGGTGGCGCTTCCGGTCATCGTCATAAGCATTCTCCCATCCGGCTGTATCCGGCGGAACCATCTGTCCCGCCCGTATTGTTACGCATTCCCTCTTC of uncultured delta proteobacterium contains these proteins:
- a CDS encoding conserved hypothetical protein (Evidence 4 : Homologs of previously reported genes of unknown function) encodes the protein MRLVVLADNNTLIDNYYMGEPAVCYYIEDGDAKILLDAGYSDLFIKNAHLLGVDLHQVTHVALSHGHNDHSRGLAFLHEHVLPRKIAVVAHPDALAERHDNGTPIGCPLGRAFLEAQYALTLTREPFAFGENLVFLGEIPSYNDFERTKPMGVMRDKNGERDDFVLDDSAMACTCGDGLFIITGCSHSGICNIIEHAKRVCGKEKILGVIGGFHLFEVSEQLTRTIRYFRDNGIDTLYPCHCVSFAAKAEIHKHIPVRDVGVGLEITA
- a CDS encoding hypothetical protein (Evidence 5 : No homology to any previously reported sequences); the protein is MKGKKALDSRLRGNDVCPSRALHLLSTSSPRRRGSSLLQRIVAQWNIHAIALVDRDTGLVRFGLRDYDPVVGRFTSPDPLGDTGGDHDVYDYCVDDPVSLVDPAGLNPWYVRGAQAAAPYVARFIQPVANGAQRFTQNFSLKQEALKKEGE
- a CDS encoding hypothetical protein (Evidence 5 : No homology to any previously reported sequences), encoding MATYNHYFDMNGSLPAAVFPATEDAPVYPYLFSVPANPDTSPPPHTLRGDAPLDTGPEGRWPGMQNGAVVYFQSHKGEAGWLNGEPYTITDFGPPPDGWSATPAPPALEEARAAKLAAIDAETSAAILAGFEYTVDGRTLHFSYDANDQQNFADSANASLLSKMGVPNVPESVTWNGWEEAKDEAGAVVSRSLVRLVLTPDTFLALYTGGALAHKAARMETGGQRKAAAEAATTLEELQAV
- a CDS encoding hypothetical protein (Evidence 5 : No homology to any previously reported sequences) — protein: MGFPDTAAKAKHGDFLPDQIRPITGQIGYVYGSSSGAIYEGGSTGASTHVLESTLKTLNSARLGPRYSGDISHGPLIIYTPLIRVR
- a CDS encoding conserved hypothetical protein (Evidence 4 : Homologs of previously reported genes of unknown function), which translates into the protein MRYAAVSALRHRYPVRFICLVLHASVSGYYAWLKRDAAPSNKTTRLEAEVLAAHQRTRGTYGAERLHRELVASGCAVSLWKVKQLRRELGLVCKRKRRVIRTTESNHALPVASNLLNRDFTPGEHNRVWVSDITYIPTRQGWVYLAGIKDLHSREIVGFSLAERMDTGLVLAALMKAVRFHRPPVGLILHSDRGSQYCSAAYQKKLHAYGLICSMSKKGDCYDNAPMESFWGLLKNELVHRKSYRSQAEAITDVTEYIEVFYNRQRRQAALGYLSPAAFVRSGMMKPKLPIAA
- a CDS encoding conserved hypothetical protein (Evidence 4 : Homologs of previously reported genes of unknown function), whose protein sequence is MTKTPRGRYSQELRQQAVTMAVEDGFGVTETARRLSVPMKTLANWVTQYRLDKHEFALKPGVSEQDAELARLKKENALLRMERDILKKAAAYFAKESL
- a CDS encoding hypothetical protein (Evidence 5 : No homology to any previously reported sequences); its protein translation is MTMTGSATTSVVYEPDGLQTRFPVPFPVFDADDVYAVAVEDMTQTELANFTVEGLGTEEGAHVRFFTPPSFGPKLVLYRWTKRVQESDYPEGGRFPAKVVETDFDRLVAIAQEIDDQFAWTLKIPRGADMTPVEYTEALFLAADDARLAADEAGSSASISGGAARDARDMARDAASQARSAALMAESAAQSALDAANTVAQGMADATESTKGIVRLATAAEHESGASGLAATPAHVKALRDALREEIREDIREEVTAEAKKSVGVPLLSVIWSTTGLAKDNYLVASRDNGLLLRSEYGEAFADIQAAHDAGTGAVVEDAAWLAELAANNGVCGKYSLGDGATTFRMPLLGKRAS